Proteins co-encoded in one Papaver somniferum cultivar HN1 chromosome 5, ASM357369v1, whole genome shotgun sequence genomic window:
- the LOC113279593 gene encoding uncharacterized protein LOC113279593 produces MAHQRAKVKGGQFSILVNGGTTSRIQPSKGIRQGDPLSHFLFFFSVVEVLSIMINDAVATWRLTGFQMVEGGSYVSHLQFKDDTIIFLNALLMFEVLTGMNLNLEKSSMTSIGADDVVHELALELGCKVDALHVTYLGIPIGASKRNMNIWDEVIQKLQKQLAPWKRKFLNKAGRVTLIKSSLESICSLLLVSVLLDGFC; encoded by the exons ATGGCGCATCAGAGGGCTAAAGTTAAAG GTGGTCAGTTCTCAATATTGGTTAATGGTGGTACTACTTCTAGAATTCAACCTTCAAAAGGAATCAGACAGGGTGATCCATTGtcacattttcttttttttttttcagtggTGGAAGTTCTCTCAATTATGATTAATGATGCAGTGGCAACATGGAGGTTAACTGGGTTTCAAATGGTAGAAGGTGGTTCTTATGTTTCTCACTTACAGTTTAAGGATGATACCATTATATTCTTAAATGCTTTGTTGATGTTTGAAGTTCTAACTGGGATGAATTTAAATTTAGAGAAGAGTTCAATGACAAGTATTGGTGCTGATGATGTGGTGCATGAGTTGGCTTTGGAGTTGGGTTGTAAGGTTGATGCTCTTCATGTTACTTACTTAGGGATTCCCATTGGTGCTTCTAAGAGGAACATGAACATTTGGGATGAGGTTATTCAGAAGTTGCAGAAGCAACTTGCCCCGTGGAAGAGAAAGTTTCTCAACAAGGCTGGTAGAGTCACATTGATAAAAAGCTCTTTGGAGAGCATTTGTAGTTTACTACTTGTCTCTGTGTTACTTGATGGTTTCTGTTGA